Proteins encoded within one genomic window of Streptomyces sp. NBC_01314:
- the mmsA gene encoding CoA-acylating methylmalonate-semialdehyde dehydrogenase: protein MTKIVNHWIGGKTVEGASGTFGPVTDPATGAVTTKVAFATVDEVDEAVRTAKEAYVTWGQSSLARRTEILFRFRALLDANRDAIAELITAEHGKVHSDALGEVARGLEIVDLACGINVQLKGELSTQVASRVDVASIRQPLGVVAGITPFNFPAMVPMWMFPMAIATGNTFILKPSEKDPSASIKIAELLSEAGLPDGVFNVVHGDKVAVDRLLEHPDVKAISFVGSTPIARYIHTTASANHKRVQALGGAKNHMLVLPDADLDAAADAAVSAAYGSAGERCMAISAVVAVGAIGDELVEKIRERAEKIKIGPGNDPTSEMGPLITAVHRDKVASYVTGAAAEGAEVVLDGTGFTVDGFEDGHWIGISLLDKVPTTAKAYQDEIFGPVLTVLRVDTYDEGIALINASPFGNGTAIFTRDGGAARRFQLEVEAGMVGVNVPIPVPVGYHSFGGWKDSLFGDHHIYGNDGTHFYTRGKVVTTRWPDPADGPTGVDLGFPRNH, encoded by the coding sequence ATGACGAAGATCGTCAACCACTGGATCGGCGGCAAGACCGTCGAAGGCGCGTCGGGTACGTTCGGGCCGGTCACGGACCCGGCGACCGGCGCGGTCACCACCAAGGTCGCGTTCGCGACCGTCGACGAGGTCGACGAGGCGGTACGCACCGCCAAGGAGGCCTACGTCACCTGGGGCCAGTCCTCGCTGGCCAGGCGCACGGAGATCCTGTTCCGCTTCCGCGCGCTGCTCGACGCCAACCGCGACGCGATCGCCGAGCTGATCACCGCCGAGCACGGCAAGGTGCACAGCGACGCGCTCGGCGAGGTCGCGCGCGGCCTGGAGATCGTCGACCTGGCCTGCGGCATCAACGTCCAGCTGAAGGGCGAGCTGTCGACGCAGGTCGCCAGCCGCGTGGACGTCGCCTCGATCCGCCAGCCGCTCGGTGTCGTCGCGGGCATCACGCCGTTCAACTTCCCGGCGATGGTCCCGATGTGGATGTTCCCGATGGCCATCGCGACCGGCAACACCTTCATCCTCAAGCCGTCCGAGAAGGACCCCTCGGCCTCCATCAAGATCGCCGAACTCCTCTCCGAGGCCGGCCTCCCCGACGGCGTCTTCAACGTCGTCCACGGCGACAAGGTGGCCGTCGACCGCCTCCTGGAGCACCCGGACGTCAAGGCGATCTCCTTCGTCGGCTCGACCCCGATCGCCCGCTACATCCACACCACGGCCTCCGCCAACCACAAGCGCGTCCAGGCCCTCGGCGGTGCCAAGAACCACATGCTGGTCCTCCCGGACGCGGACCTGGACGCGGCCGCCGACGCGGCCGTCTCGGCGGCCTACGGCTCGGCGGGCGAGCGCTGCATGGCGATCTCCGCGGTCGTGGCGGTCGGCGCGATCGGTGACGAGCTCGTGGAGAAGATCCGCGAGCGCGCCGAGAAGATCAAGATCGGCCCCGGCAACGACCCCACCTCCGAGATGGGCCCGCTGATCACGGCCGTGCACCGCGACAAGGTGGCGTCCTACGTCACGGGCGCGGCGGCCGAGGGCGCCGAGGTGGTCCTCGACGGCACCGGCTTCACGGTCGACGGCTTCGAGGACGGCCACTGGATCGGCATCTCGCTCCTCGACAAGGTCCCGACCACGGCGAAGGCGTACCAGGACGAGATCTTCGGCCCGGTGCTGACCGTGCTGCGCGTCGACACCTACGACGAGGGCATCGCCCTCATCAACGCCTCCCCGTTCGGCAACGGCACCGCGATCTTCACCCGCGACGGCGGCGCCGCCCGCCGCTTCCAGCTGGAGGTCGAGGCCGGCATGGTCGGCGTCAACGTCCCGATCCCGGTCCCCGTCGGCTACCACTCCTTCGGCGGCTGGAAGGACTCCCTCTTCGGAGACCACCACATCTACGGCAACGACGGCACGCACTTCTACACCCGGGGCAAGGTCGTCACCACCCGCTGGCCCGACCCGGCCGACGGCCCCACCGGCGTCGACCTGGGCTTCCCGCGCAACCACTGA
- a CDS encoding N-acetyltransferase family protein, with amino-acid sequence MTTPAPLDLRQYGHADAPGIRVLLLDVHDEVYEGSDDPLAGRDEFAKFVDHWSAHPGFACVVAYEGDQPVGYAYGAPLSSATTWWAKVTPALPEVFTSETGTRTFALSELMVRAPWRGTGASRRIHDALLEGRPEERVTLLVHWDHCKVRALYGGWGYRTVGETVPFEGAPKLCAAVLDLR; translated from the coding sequence GTGACTACGCCCGCCCCACTCGACCTTCGCCAGTATGGACACGCGGACGCCCCAGGTATCCGTGTACTCCTCCTCGACGTCCATGACGAGGTGTACGAGGGCAGTGACGACCCTCTCGCCGGACGGGACGAGTTCGCGAAGTTCGTCGACCACTGGTCCGCGCACCCCGGCTTCGCGTGCGTGGTCGCGTACGAGGGCGATCAGCCTGTCGGGTACGCCTACGGCGCGCCGTTGAGTTCAGCCACGACCTGGTGGGCCAAGGTGACTCCCGCCCTGCCGGAGGTGTTCACTTCCGAGACCGGGACGCGGACGTTCGCTCTGTCCGAACTGATGGTTCGGGCGCCGTGGCGCGGCACGGGGGCCTCCCGTCGAATCCACGATGCCCTGTTGGAAGGTCGGCCGGAGGAGCGGGTGACTCTGCTGGTGCACTGGGACCACTGCAAAGTGCGCGCCCTGTATGGAGGGTGGGGATACCGGACAGTCGGCGAGACTGTGCCATTTGAGGGGGCGCCGAAGCTGTGCGCGGCCGTTTTGGATCTCCGTTGA
- a CDS encoding transcriptional regulator yields MPRQRNTTLETLLTEFGYTHQQLANEVNRVALDKYGESANCTDRHVRRWIAGEVRWPWPRYLRPLQELFGRTPEAMGFVPRKACPTLLTAPQPAPAKEHHPVQRRTFIAGALITALGTDQAPQHGRLGMADVDRIQGTITRLDAHFNGLGGGALVDVATDYLARIQRALDYCTYGERVERALMRAVADVAACAGWSAHDCGDHAKAAQLRNEALQAALLARAPVAVTRAWSDLAAQAEHAGRPAEAARINRAALSERHLRTQPLISTLLHARLADCLAQTGDRSGMGRQLAAAERVYDRAEPRGAASWLAFLTPAELSGLGAIAHQSAGQYARAEQQTAQALALLDGRFTRNRAYYTVLLAELQLAQGDMERAASTVAGVPVSGVTSSRITARLDQVAKAARQEGTQ; encoded by the coding sequence ATGCCGAGGCAGCGGAACACCACGTTGGAGACGCTGCTCACCGAGTTCGGCTACACCCACCAGCAGCTCGCCAACGAGGTCAATCGCGTCGCCCTCGACAAGTACGGGGAGTCCGCGAACTGCACCGACCGGCACGTCCGCCGGTGGATCGCGGGCGAGGTCCGGTGGCCGTGGCCCCGATACCTCCGTCCTCTCCAAGAGCTCTTCGGCCGCACCCCGGAAGCCATGGGGTTCGTACCTCGCAAAGCCTGTCCGACGCTCCTCACGGCTCCGCAGCCAGCGCCCGCCAAAGAGCACCACCCTGTGCAGCGCCGCACCTTCATCGCCGGTGCCCTGATCACCGCCCTCGGCACCGACCAGGCACCCCAACACGGTCGCCTCGGCATGGCCGACGTGGACCGGATCCAGGGCACCATCACCAGGCTGGACGCGCACTTCAACGGTCTCGGCGGTGGAGCTCTGGTCGATGTGGCCACCGACTATCTCGCCCGCATCCAACGTGCCCTCGACTACTGCACTTACGGTGAACGCGTCGAGCGGGCGCTGATGCGCGCCGTAGCCGATGTGGCGGCCTGCGCCGGATGGTCGGCCCACGACTGCGGGGACCATGCGAAGGCCGCCCAATTGCGCAATGAGGCCCTGCAAGCGGCCCTGCTGGCCCGCGCCCCGGTCGCCGTGACCCGTGCGTGGTCCGACCTCGCCGCCCAGGCCGAGCACGCCGGACGCCCCGCCGAGGCCGCACGGATCAACAGGGCCGCCCTCTCCGAACGGCACCTGCGCACTCAACCGCTGATCTCCACGCTCCTCCACGCGCGGCTGGCCGACTGTCTCGCGCAGACCGGGGACCGGTCGGGCATGGGCCGTCAACTCGCCGCCGCCGAGCGGGTCTACGACCGTGCCGAGCCAAGAGGTGCCGCGAGCTGGCTCGCCTTCCTGACACCGGCGGAACTGTCCGGGCTCGGAGCCATCGCCCACCAGAGCGCGGGGCAGTACGCCCGCGCGGAACAGCAGACGGCGCAGGCTCTCGCTCTCCTCGATGGCCGGTTCACCCGCAACCGGGCCTACTACACGGTGCTGCTCGCGGAACTCCAGCTCGCGCAAGGGGACATGGAGCGAGCTGCGTCAACTGTGGCTGGTGTGCCCGTGTCCGGGGTGACGAGCAGCCGTATCACCGCCCGTCTCGACCAAGTGGCCAAAGCGGCCCGGCAGGAAGGAACCCAGTGA
- a CDS encoding alpha/beta fold hydrolase has translation MDLRLTGPRLRGALRRRPRRTIAAAAAVVVLAGAGTWTATASDEAAPVTRTDQAMDTAEGVRIDTSYFTSGADGRRPAVLLGHGFGGSKDDVRRQAEALARDGYAVLTWSARGFGESTGKIGLNDPKGEVADVSRLIDWLAKRPDVQLDKKGDPRLGVAGASYGGAISLLAAGYDDRVDAIAPAITYWNLSDALFPNGVFKKLWAGLFVNSGGGCDKFETQLCEMYQRVAESGQPDAEAVKLLDERSPEAVGDRIKVPTLLLQGQTDSLFPLGQADAAAKAIKANGAPVEVDWISGGHDGGDMETSRVQSRVNSWFDRYLKDDKSADTGSAFRVTRTLGAGSGDGETRLSGTTDDTYPGLESDPTSIALAGREQSFENPAGANPPAVSALPGLGAGGGLAQLSSLGVSISLDFPGQFAAFQSKPVADDLQITGSPTATVHVKSTSEDAVLFAKVYDVGPDGRSQVLPSQLVEPLRVEGAKSGKDVELTLPAIDHELDDGHRLRLVLASTDLGYASPTAPATYTVSLKGDLEVPTPLARAERTDVLPAWVWYLPIGGAVIAAVLLVTGRRRIVTPAPDPALAEVPLQITDLSKKYKNGDRYSVRDFSIRVEKGQVLGLLGPNGAGKTTTLRMLMGLIQPDGGQIRVFGHAIVPGAPVLSRVGAFVEGAGFLPHLSGRENLELYWAATGRPAEDAHLAEALEIAGLGDALARAVRTYSQGMRQRLAIAQAMLGLPDLLILDEPTNGLDPPQIREMREVMIRYAAAGRTVIVSSHLLAEVEQTCTHLVVMDHGKLVQAGPVSEIVGSGDTLLVGTSEPVDEPVVEKIAALPGVDSAVRADDGLVVRLDADGSAQRLVAELVRLEVPVESVGPHRRLEDAFLTLIGESA, from the coding sequence ATGGATCTTCGACTGACCGGGCCGCGACTGCGCGGAGCGCTACGGCGGAGGCCGCGGCGGACCATCGCCGCCGCGGCCGCTGTCGTCGTGCTCGCCGGCGCGGGCACCTGGACGGCCACCGCCTCGGACGAGGCGGCGCCGGTGACCCGCACCGACCAGGCCATGGACACGGCCGAGGGCGTGCGCATCGACACCTCGTACTTCACCTCCGGCGCCGACGGCCGCCGCCCGGCCGTCCTGCTCGGCCACGGCTTCGGCGGCAGCAAGGACGACGTCCGCCGGCAGGCCGAGGCCCTCGCCCGGGACGGCTACGCGGTACTGACCTGGTCGGCGCGCGGCTTCGGCGAGTCGACCGGCAAGATCGGGCTGAACGACCCGAAGGGCGAGGTCGCCGACGTCTCCCGGCTCATCGACTGGCTCGCGAAGCGCCCCGACGTACAGCTCGACAAGAAGGGCGACCCGCGCCTCGGCGTCGCCGGCGCCTCGTACGGTGGCGCGATCTCACTGCTGGCCGCCGGCTACGACGACCGGGTCGACGCCATCGCGCCCGCGATCACGTACTGGAACCTGTCGGACGCCCTCTTCCCGAACGGCGTGTTCAAGAAGCTGTGGGCCGGCCTCTTCGTCAACAGCGGCGGCGGCTGCGACAAGTTCGAGACGCAACTCTGCGAGATGTACCAGCGGGTCGCCGAGTCGGGGCAGCCCGACGCGGAGGCCGTGAAGCTCCTTGACGAGCGCAGCCCCGAGGCCGTCGGCGACCGCATCAAGGTGCCCACGCTGCTGCTCCAGGGCCAGACCGACTCCCTCTTCCCGCTCGGCCAGGCCGACGCCGCCGCCAAGGCGATCAAGGCCAACGGCGCGCCCGTGGAGGTCGACTGGATCTCCGGCGGCCACGACGGCGGCGACATGGAGACCTCCCGCGTCCAGTCCCGGGTGAACTCCTGGTTCGACCGATACCTCAAGGACGACAAGAGCGCGGACACCGGCTCGGCGTTCCGCGTCACCCGCACCCTCGGCGCCGGCTCCGGCGACGGCGAGACCCGCCTGAGCGGTACGACCGACGACACCTACCCGGGCCTGGAGAGCGACCCCACGTCGATCGCCCTCGCCGGACGCGAGCAGAGCTTCGAGAACCCGGCCGGCGCCAACCCGCCCGCCGTGTCGGCCCTCCCCGGCCTCGGCGCCGGCGGCGGCCTGGCCCAGCTGTCCTCGCTCGGCGTCAGCATCTCCCTCGACTTCCCCGGCCAGTTCGCCGCCTTCCAGTCGAAGCCCGTCGCGGACGACCTCCAGATCACCGGCTCGCCCACGGCCACCGTCCACGTGAAGTCGACCAGCGAGGACGCCGTCCTCTTCGCCAAGGTCTACGACGTCGGCCCGGACGGCAGGTCCCAGGTCCTCCCCTCCCAGCTCGTCGAGCCCCTGCGGGTCGAGGGCGCCAAGTCCGGCAAGGACGTCGAGCTCACCCTCCCGGCCATCGACCACGAACTCGACGACGGCCACCGCCTCCGCCTCGTCCTCGCCTCCACCGACCTCGGCTACGCCTCCCCGACGGCCCCGGCGACGTACACGGTCTCCCTCAAGGGCGATCTGGAGGTGCCCACACCGCTCGCCCGGGCCGAACGCACGGACGTCCTGCCCGCCTGGGTCTGGTACCTGCCGATCGGTGGCGCCGTGATCGCGGCCGTCCTCCTCGTCACCGGGCGCCGCCGGATCGTCACCCCGGCCCCCGACCCGGCGCTCGCCGAGGTCCCGCTCCAGATCACCGACCTGAGCAAGAAGTACAAGAACGGCGACCGCTACAGCGTCCGTGACTTCTCCATCCGCGTCGAGAAGGGCCAGGTCCTGGGCCTCCTCGGTCCGAACGGCGCGGGCAAGACGACGACCCTGCGCATGCTGATGGGCCTGATCCAGCCGGACGGCGGCCAGATCCGTGTCTTCGGCCACGCGATCGTGCCGGGCGCCCCGGTCCTCTCCCGGGTCGGCGCCTTCGTCGAGGGCGCGGGCTTCCTCCCGCACCTGTCCGGCCGCGAGAACCTGGAGCTGTACTGGGCCGCCACCGGCCGCCCGGCCGAGGACGCCCACCTCGCCGAGGCCCTGGAGATCGCCGGTCTCGGCGACGCCCTGGCCCGCGCGGTCCGCACCTACTCCCAGGGCATGCGCCAGCGCCTCGCCATCGCCCAGGCCATGCTCGGCCTGCCCGACCTGCTGATCCTCGACGAGCCGACGAACGGACTCGACCCGCCGCAGATCCGCGAGATGCGCGAGGTCATGATCCGCTACGCGGCGGCCGGCCGCACGGTCATCGTCTCCAGCCACCTGCTGGCGGAGGTCGAGCAGACCTGTACGCACCTGGTCGTCATGGACCACGGCAAGCTCGTCCAGGCCGGCCCCGTGAGCGAGATCGTCGGCTCCGGCGACACGCTCCTGGTCGGCACGTCCGAACCCGTGGACGAGCCGGTCGTCGAGAAGATCGCCGCCCTGCCGGGCGTCGACTCGGCCGTCCGCGCCGACGACGGCCTGGTGGTCCGCCTCGACGCCGACGGCAGCGCCCAGCGCCTGGTCGCCGAACTCGTGCGGCTGGAGGTCCCCGTGGAGTCGGTCGGTCCGCACCGCCGCCTCGAAGACGCCTTCCTCACCCTGATCGGAGAGTCCGCATGA
- a CDS encoding ABC transporter permease, producing the protein MSTLAERAEHAEPARTEPGHPGHKEPVEVADGYRAGRTLPLRVELVRQLKRRRTMVMGGILFALPLVLLIAFQVGGTPGEEGGNRVNLMDTATASGANFAAVNLFAAAGFLLVIPVALFCGDTVASEASWSSLRYLLAAPVPRARLLWSKLVVGLTLSLAAIVLLPVVALVVGSVAYGWGPLELPTGGEIAQGAAAQALLITVGYIFVSQLVTAAMAFWLSTRTDAPLGAVGGAVGLTIVGNVLDSVTALGDWRDFLPAHWQYAWLDVVRPQPEYTDMIQGVSVSITYALVLFALAFRGFGRKDVVS; encoded by the coding sequence ATGAGCACGCTGGCCGAGCGTGCCGAGCACGCAGAACCCGCGCGTACGGAACCCGGACACCCCGGGCACAAAGAGCCCGTCGAGGTCGCCGACGGCTACCGCGCGGGCCGCACCCTGCCCCTGCGGGTCGAGCTGGTCCGGCAGCTGAAGCGCCGCCGCACGATGGTCATGGGCGGCATCCTGTTCGCCCTGCCGCTCGTGCTGCTGATCGCCTTCCAGGTCGGCGGCACACCCGGCGAGGAGGGCGGCAACCGGGTCAACCTGATGGACACGGCGACGGCGTCCGGCGCGAACTTCGCCGCGGTGAACCTGTTCGCCGCCGCGGGCTTCCTGCTCGTCATCCCCGTCGCGCTGTTCTGCGGCGACACGGTCGCCTCGGAGGCCAGCTGGTCCTCCCTGCGCTACCTCCTCGCCGCACCCGTGCCGCGCGCCCGGCTGCTGTGGTCCAAGCTTGTCGTCGGCCTCACCCTCAGCCTGGCGGCGATCGTGCTGCTGCCGGTCGTCGCGCTCGTCGTCGGCTCGGTGGCATACGGATGGGGCCCCCTGGAACTGCCCACCGGTGGTGAGATCGCGCAAGGCGCCGCCGCTCAGGCGCTGCTGATCACGGTGGGATACATCTTCGTGTCCCAACTGGTCACCGCCGCCATGGCGTTCTGGCTCTCCACACGGACGGACGCCCCGCTCGGCGCGGTCGGCGGCGCCGTCGGCCTCACCATCGTCGGCAATGTGCTCGACTCGGTGACCGCCCTCGGCGACTGGCGCGATTTCCTGCCCGCGCACTGGCAGTACGCCTGGCTGGACGTCGTCCGCCCGCAGCCCGAGTACACCGACATGATCCAGGGCGTCTCGGTTTCCATAACGTACGCGCTGGTGCTGTTCGCCCTGGCCTTCCGCGGTTTCGGCCGCAAGGACGTCGTCTCCTAG
- a CDS encoding von Willebrand factor type A domain-containing protein, whose protein sequence is MHTYRRTGGTTCQRPRATARRRMGTALLALGAAGALLLTGCSASGDGGNSSSYDRGQGGGKADGFPAPAPEGTGTGEQRGEQGKEDSRDIAPSPDYLSTFALDVDTASYGYARRTLADGSLPDPSTVRPEEFVNSFRQDYERPDGDGFSVTVDGARTKDENWSLVRVGLATRAAEGDSKRPPAALTFVIDVSGSMAEPGRLDLAQDALRTMTNRLRDDDSVAIVTFSDEAETVLPMTRLDDNRGEIREAVDSLEPTDSTNLAAGVETGYETAVEGLRKGATNRVVLLSDALANTGSTDAETILERIASERRAHGITLFGVGVGSDYGDALMEQLADQGDGHTTYVATEEEAEEVFCEELPRHIDLTARDAKAQVSFDPATVEEFRLIGYDNRQVADEDFRDDRVDGGEVGPGHTVTALYVVRSKKGTDGGHLATATVRWLDPDTRTPHEESAGLEASALHDDLWDASPYGLQVAAVAAYFADSLRQQDSLWTDLPASPTLRELSYRAETLARDREDKDLYDLADAIEKADEMLT, encoded by the coding sequence ATGCACACGTATCGCAGGACCGGTGGGACGACATGCCAGAGGCCGAGAGCAACGGCACGGCGACGGATGGGCACCGCACTCCTCGCCCTGGGCGCGGCCGGCGCCCTGCTCCTCACCGGCTGCAGCGCGAGCGGCGACGGCGGCAACTCCTCGTCGTACGACCGGGGACAGGGCGGCGGCAAGGCGGACGGCTTCCCGGCCCCCGCTCCCGAGGGCACCGGCACCGGCGAACAACGCGGCGAACAAGGGAAGGAAGACTCCCGCGACATCGCCCCGTCCCCCGACTACCTCTCCACCTTCGCTCTCGACGTCGACACCGCCTCCTACGGCTACGCCCGCCGCACCCTGGCCGACGGCAGCCTGCCCGACCCGTCGACGGTCCGCCCGGAGGAGTTCGTCAACAGCTTCCGCCAGGACTACGAACGCCCCGACGGAGACGGCTTCTCGGTCACGGTCGACGGCGCCCGCACCAAGGACGAGAACTGGTCCCTGGTCCGCGTCGGCCTCGCCACCCGCGCCGCCGAGGGCGACAGCAAGCGCCCGCCCGCCGCCCTCACCTTCGTCATCGACGTCTCCGGCTCCATGGCCGAACCGGGCCGTCTCGACCTCGCCCAGGACGCCCTGCGCACGATGACGAACCGGCTGCGCGACGACGACTCCGTGGCCATCGTCACCTTCAGCGACGAGGCCGAGACCGTCCTGCCGATGACCCGCCTCGACGACAACCGGGGCGAGATCCGTGAGGCGGTCGACAGCCTGGAACCCACCGACTCCACCAACCTCGCGGCGGGCGTCGAGACCGGCTACGAGACCGCCGTCGAGGGCCTGCGCAAGGGTGCGACCAACCGGGTCGTCCTCCTCTCCGACGCCCTCGCCAACACCGGCTCCACGGACGCCGAGACCATCCTCGAACGCATCGCGAGCGAACGCCGCGCACACGGCATCACCCTGTTCGGTGTGGGCGTCGGCAGCGACTACGGCGACGCGCTCATGGAACAACTCGCCGACCAGGGAGACGGGCACACCACCTACGTCGCCACCGAGGAGGAGGCCGAGGAGGTCTTCTGCGAGGAACTCCCGCGCCACATCGACCTCACCGCCCGCGACGCCAAGGCCCAGGTCTCCTTCGACCCGGCGACGGTCGAGGAGTTCCGCCTGATCGGCTACGACAACCGGCAGGTCGCCGACGAGGACTTCCGCGACGACCGCGTGGACGGCGGCGAGGTCGGCCCCGGCCACACCGTCACCGCCCTCTACGTCGTCCGCAGCAAGAAGGGCACCGACGGCGGCCACCTCGCCACCGCCACCGTCCGCTGGCTGGACCCCGACACCCGCACCCCGCACGAGGAGTCGGCCGGCCTGGAGGCATCGGCCCTCCACGACGACCTGTGGGACGCCTCCCCGTACGGCCTCCAAGTAGCCGCCGTGGCCGCCTACTTCGCCGACTCCCTCCGCCAGCAGGACAGCCTCTGGACCGACCTCCCGGCCAGCCCGACCCTCCGCGAACTCTCCTACCGCGCCGAGACCCTGGCGAGGGACCGCGAGGACAAGGACCTGTACGACCTGGCCGACGCGATCGAAAAGGCGGACGAGATGCTGACATGA
- a CDS encoding long-chain fatty acid--CoA ligase, protein MGVRKDLSRAKQRGGLTDRVKVEVVRDAQGVVREARSPALAPRLAGGSIADLPFVNATEAPDAVVLRRADHHGTYHPVTATAFAREVTATAKGLIAAGLEPGGRVAVMSRTRYEWTVLDFAVWAAGGQSVPVYATSSPEQIEWIVRDSGSRFVIAESAENAEAVATATARHSQPPHVWQIDQGALGHLADLGRGVPDDEVTKRRAALTPDTAATICYTSGTTGRPKGCVLTHANLHAEAANTVELLHPIFKEISGQVASTLLFLPLAHILGRAIQIACLMARIEIGHCPSIKPDELRPALKKFRPTFLVGVPYLFERIHATGRATAERIGRGASFDRAHRLGVRFARAHLDRFLDQGPGPTSGLYAAWALYDLLVYRRIRRELGGRMRYAISGGSPLDRDLNLFFYAAGIIVYEGYGLTETTAAATIVPPLKPRPGTVGRPVPGTAIRIADDGEVLIKGAIVFGTYWNNPVATDAALTDDWFATGDLGALDEDGYLTITGRKKDILVTSGGKNVSPAVLEDRLRSRPPVGQCIVVGDNRSYVAALITLDPEDVAHWLYVRGMPADTPLSELANDPRMREDVQKAVDYANQAVSRAESIRAFRLVEGSFTEENGLLTPSLKVKRHVVTAAYEVEIEALYHS, encoded by the coding sequence ATGGGCGTACGCAAGGACTTGAGCCGGGCGAAGCAGCGCGGCGGCCTGACCGACCGGGTCAAGGTCGAGGTCGTCAGGGACGCGCAGGGCGTCGTCCGCGAGGCGCGCTCACCCGCCCTCGCGCCCCGCCTGGCCGGCGGCAGCATCGCCGACCTCCCCTTCGTCAACGCCACCGAGGCCCCCGACGCGGTGGTCCTGCGCCGCGCCGACCACCACGGCACCTACCACCCGGTGACCGCCACCGCCTTCGCCCGCGAAGTCACCGCCACCGCGAAGGGGTTGATCGCGGCCGGCCTCGAACCCGGCGGCCGCGTCGCGGTGATGTCCCGCACCCGCTACGAGTGGACGGTCCTCGACTTCGCCGTCTGGGCGGCCGGCGGCCAGTCGGTCCCCGTCTACGCCACGTCCTCGCCCGAGCAGATCGAGTGGATCGTCCGCGACTCCGGCTCCCGCTTCGTCATCGCGGAGTCCGCCGAGAACGCGGAGGCCGTCGCCACGGCCACCGCCCGCCACTCCCAGCCCCCGCACGTCTGGCAGATCGACCAGGGGGCCCTCGGCCACCTCGCCGACCTGGGCCGGGGCGTCCCCGACGACGAGGTCACCAAACGCCGCGCCGCACTCACCCCCGACACGGCCGCGACCATCTGCTACACCTCCGGCACCACCGGCCGCCCCAAGGGCTGCGTCCTCACCCACGCCAACCTCCACGCGGAGGCCGCCAACACGGTCGAACTGCTCCACCCGATCTTCAAGGAGATCTCCGGCCAGGTCGCCTCCACCCTCCTCTTCCTCCCGCTGGCCCACATCCTCGGCCGTGCGATCCAGATCGCCTGCCTGATGGCCCGCATCGAGATCGGCCACTGCCCGAGCATCAAGCCCGACGAACTGCGGCCCGCGCTCAAGAAGTTCCGCCCCACCTTCCTCGTCGGCGTCCCGTACCTCTTCGAGCGGATCCACGCCACCGGCCGCGCCACCGCCGAACGCATCGGCCGCGGCGCCTCCTTCGACCGCGCCCACCGCCTCGGCGTCCGCTTCGCCCGCGCCCACCTCGACAGGTTCCTGGACCAGGGCCCCGGCCCGACCTCGGGCCTGTACGCCGCCTGGGCCCTGTACGACCTGCTGGTCTACCGCCGCATCCGCAGGGAGCTCGGCGGCCGGATGCGCTACGCCATCAGCGGCGGCTCCCCGCTCGACCGCGACCTCAACCTCTTCTTCTACGCCGCCGGGATCATCGTCTACGAGGGCTACGGCCTCACCGAGACCACCGCGGCCGCCACCATCGTCCCTCCGCTCAAACCCCGCCCCGGCACCGTCGGCCGGCCCGTCCCCGGCACCGCGATCCGTATCGCCGACGACGGGGAGGTCCTCATCAAGGGCGCCATCGTCTTCGGCACCTACTGGAACAACCCGGTCGCCACCGACGCCGCCCTCACCGACGACTGGTTCGCCACCGGCGACCTCGGCGCGCTCGACGAGGACGGCTACCTCACCATCACCGGCCGTAAGAAGGACATTCTCGTCACCTCCGGCGGCAAGAACGTTTCGCCAGCCGTGCTGGAGGACCGGCTGCGCAGCCGCCCCCCGGTCGGCCAGTGCATCGTCGTCGGCGACAACCGCTCGTATGTCGCCGCCTTGATCACCCTGGACCCCGAGGACGTCGCCCACTGGCTGTACGTCCGCGGCATGCCCGCCGACACCCCGCTCTCGGAGCTGGCGAACGACCCCCGCATGCGTGAGGACGTCCAGAAGGCCGTCGACTACGCGAACCAGGCGGTCTCCCGAGCCGAATCCATCCGTGCGTTCCGGCTGGTGGAGGGTTCTTTCACCGAGGAGAACGGACTTCTCACCCCGTCCCTCAAGGTCAAGCGCCATGTGGTGACGGCGGCGTACGAGGTTGAGATCGAGGCGCTCTACCACAGCTGA